From Etheostoma cragini isolate CJK2018 chromosome 14, CSU_Ecrag_1.0, whole genome shotgun sequence, the proteins below share one genomic window:
- the LOC117956556 gene encoding uncharacterized protein LOC117956556, with the protein MQPAEAQKGFSKKSQLFDSLKVYLNNKNRLQPIIGLGSIVECVKAGTHNREVLYLCEVCVCRLSKADMRNHIMGSLHRYSYIKAWHPHLMSEWREMSDLSNLAWPLMEMAKALEEKEGPGDVQWLEFEDALFQKMATHSENDAVTLITILKDGQGQGNPETTSVQQEPHPIQSQRIVLASKNQQRPSKKSLETSAETNRTIAFIKSEDLLKNPSPEPSVLPENGHSFLDGYTGTKPLIGLFRVVECRSDDGHTHCFLCHCCRIRSNEKDIIDHLTTSSHLINYLMEAYPEQVEVIMADINENYQLLQSLAKKVEQEEGRGEPKVINARESFCNLMTGKSYHWCIKMLCNGGTHTNTQKQKIAVKGLRENNISNRARTAKCTVLLSKFAKRKAAKRKMKEVDNTVFKVSLPLTKGSMLLERTSFSMDSFPGSSASSPSYDSDLIPSPESQSQDCELDVDAGSFTSNYTEHTSQLQQDLCRGDAGQYRGPERNVPVAQYQEVAGYFNDNKYLYYNQSEDITGTIYPKVYGDDNYKRQHSSQERSSKRFYTEWQNEGPQTHNEWQSPAVSHTQDWPAYNSSYGCEAGCTEQWYNSTSQSKVGTGMSWEERQNETSMDATQHCYQRQPHNQYVECLQTGSVGLHGFSDELAVQSNAARIGMHPHLGDPLAHSSSTAPEPRVWFPEIEQRPLQTYMEFAIGHVHAVQQSYMTQSKAYQATVLDHGAMSNPNYNIGPRTNSDQCFHHPFSAGEGMSQSKCFHPTLASSVL; encoded by the exons ATGCAGCCGGCTGAAGCACAAAAAG GATTTTCTAAAAAAAGCCAGCTGTTTGATTCTCTGAAGGTGTATCTGAACAACAAGAACCGACTACAACCCATTATTG GCCTGGGCAGTATTGTAGAATGTGTGAAAGCGGGTACACACAACAGAGAAGTATTGTACCTGTgtgaggtctgtgtgtgtcgcCTTAGTAAAGCCGACATGCGGAACCACATTATGGGAAGTCTCCACAGATACAGCTACATT AAAGCCTGGCACCCCCACTTAATGTCTGAATGGAGGGAGATGTCTGACCTGTCTAATCTGGCCTGGCCGCTGATGGAGATGGCCAAGGCACTTGAGGAAAAAGAGGGACCTGGAGATGTCCAG TGGTTAGAGTTTGAAGACGCTTTATTCCAGAAGATGGCAACACACAGTGAGAATGACG CAGTAACTCTGATAACTATCTTAAAAGATGGGCAGGGCCAGGGTAACCCTGAGACCACATCTGTGCAGCAGGAGCCCCATCCCATTCAATCGCAGAGGATTGTACTGGCTTCCAAGAACCAACAAAGACCGTCCAAGAAATCCCTTGAGACCTcagcagagacaaacagaacTATAGCTTTTATCAAATCAGAAGACTTGTTAAAGAACCCATCTCCTGAACCATCTGTGCTACCGGAGAACGGCCACAGCTTTCTTGATGGCTACACAGGAACCAAGCCTCTTATTG GTCTTTTCCGCGTCGTTGAATGTAGAAGTGACGACGGCCACACACACTGTTTCCTGTGTCACTGCTGCCGCATCAGATCCAACGAAAAGGACATCATAGATCACCTAACCACATCTTCCCATCTCATAAACTACTTG ATGGAGGCTTATCCGGAGCAGGTGGAGGTAATAATGGCAGATATTAATGAAAACTATCAGCTTCTCCAATCATTGGCCAAGAAAGTGGAGCAAGAAGAGGGCAGAGGAGAGCCAAAG GTGATAAATGCACGAGAATCCTTCTGTAACCTAATGACTGGCAAGAGTTACCACTGGT gTATAAAGATGCTGTGTAATGGAGGGACACATACTAACacccaaaagcagaaaatagctGTCAAAG gGCTACGTGAAAACAACATTTCGAATCGAGCCAGGACAGCGAAATGTACCGTGTTGCTGTCAAAGTTTGCCAAAAGGAAGGCCGCAAAGAGGAAAATGAAGGAAGTGGATAATACTGTGTTCAAGGTAAGCCTGCCTTTAACCAAAGGTTCCATGCTGCTGGAGAGGACCTCTTTCAGCATGGACAGCTTCCCTGGGTCATCTGCAAGCTCCCCTTCATACGACTCAGATCTCATTCCCTCGCCAGAATCTCAGTCACAGGACTGTGAGTTGGACGTTGATGCTGGATCATTTACAAGTAACTACACTGAACACACCTCACAACTTCAGCAAGACCTCTGTAGGGGAGATGCTGGTCAATACAGGGGACCAGAAAGAAATGTCCCAGTTGCTCAGTATCAAGAGGTGGCTGGTTATTTCAATGACAACAAATACTTATACTACAACCAGTCAGAAGACATAACTGGAACAATATACCCAAAGGTCTATGGGGACGATAATTACAAGAGACAACACAGTTCTCAAGAAAGATCAAGTAAGAGGTTTTACACAGAATGGCAAAATGAAGGCCCTCAGACACATAACGAGTGGCAGTCACCGGCTGTGTCCCACACTCAAGACTGGCCAGCTTATAACTCTTCCTACGGATGTGAGGCAGGTTGCACTGAGCAGTGGTACAATTCAACTTCGCAGAGTAAAGTTGGCACAGGAATGTCATGGGAAGAGCGACAGAACGAGACGAGCATGGATGCTACTCAACATTGTTACCAGCGACAACCTCACAATCAGTACGTGGAATGTCTTCAGACAGGCAGTGTGGGACTGCATGGTTTTTCTGATGAATTGGCTGTGCAGTCAAATGCTGCTAGGATCGGCATGCATCCTCACTTAGGAGATCCCCTTGCTCACAGTAGCAGCACTGCACCGGAGCCCAGAGTATGGTTTCCTGAGATTGAACAAAGACCATTGCAAACATACATGGAGTTTGCCATTGGTCATGTCCACGCAGTTCAACAAAGTTATATGACGCAATCCAAGGCCTATCAAGCCACCGTGCTAGACCACGGGGCGATGTCTAATCCAAATTACAATATTGGACCTAGGACAAACTCTGACCAGTGCTTTCATCATCCATTCAGCGCGGGTGAGGGTATGTCCCAGTCGAAATGCTTTCATCCCACCTTGGCAAGTTCTGTGTTATAG
- the LOC117957045 gene encoding regulation of nuclear pre-mRNA domain-containing protein 1A-like, producing the protein MSAFSEAALEKKLSELSNSQQSVQTLSLWLIHHRKHSRTIVSVWISELKKAQVSRKLTFLYLANDVIQNSKKKGPEFTQDFAPVIVDAFKHVYRDGEEGCKKQLGRVLSIWQERAVYENNLLDQLSQVLYGEKKAKKRSYEEIRPDDEDFASQSSPAEPPQTAELIRALQELENAASGDSVLRQRISSLPAEVQDMSLLNRITDKESGERLSRLVEEACMLLADYSGRLAAEIDDRRQLTRTLKVFLQSQKDGLNQNEQKLEEYKRKLARVTQVRKELRSRLNNLPGGLYNSSN; encoded by the exons ATGTCAGCTTTCTCTGAGGCTGCTTTAGAAAAGAAACTATCCGAGCTCAGCAACTCACAACAAAGTGTGCAAACGTTGTCGTTGTGGCTCATTCATCATAGAAAACACTCGAGGACAATTGTCAGTGTTTGGATCAGCGAACTGAAAAAAG CTCAGGTATCACGCAAGCTGACCTTCCTTTACTTGGCCAATGACGTCATTCAAAACAGCAAGAAGAAAGGACCAGAATTCACTCAGGATTTTGCACCGGTCATCGTTGATGCATTCAAACATGTATACAG AGATGGCGAGGAAGGCTGTAAAAAACAGTTGGGTCGGGTTTTGTCTATCTGGCAGGAGAGAGCTGTGTACGAGAACAACCTCCTGGATCAGCTCTCACAAGTTCTAT ATGGAGAAAAGAAGGCTAAGAAGAGGTCGTATGAGGAGATCCGACCAGATGATGAGGACTTTGCTTCCCAAAGCTCCCCAGCCGAGCCCCCACAG ACAGCAGAGTTAATTCGAGCCCTGCAGGAACTAGAAAACGCAGCCTCTGGCGACTCAGTGCTGCGTCAGCGCATCTCCTCCCTTCCTGCTGAAGTGCAAGACATGTCGCTGCTTAACAGGATCACAG ATAAGGAATCAGGAGAGCGACTTTCCCGGCTTGTGGAGGAGGCCTGCATGTTGCTAGCAGACTACAGTGGCCGCTTGGCGGCTGAGATCGATGATAGGAGGCAGCTCACGCGCACACTTAAGGTCTTCCTGCAAAGCCAGAAGGATGGGCTAAACCAGAACGAGCAGAAACTAGAA gAATACAAACGCAAACTGGCGAGGGTGACCCAGGTCCGGAAAGAGCTGCGTTCGCGTCTGAACAATCTTCCAGGAGGACTCTACAACTCTTCAAACTGA
- the si:ch211-13c6.2 gene encoding uncharacterized protein si:ch211-13c6.2 isoform X1, with product MDTNLETPYNDEAQFIECTVCEKSISGETLYKIHLTTPGHIKKEDGLVAAGLAVRQYCVPVFEDILQYLNYMKLDEPIIGLNYLDELPCNDLQAGPRYTCKLCHQNANLPEMVRHVIGRKHRQKYVELKRPDLVTWNKQSIITHGGKIIRARAEIIERQDGRGTPTQMAKRGIEGKLNLSRVHQRQKQHRGRSISQSSTQRDVPSHLPELKDYQDEYSHPGRYHPNKPPFHPEDPYTLNRDRSMYHQEHPRSSDRIKEELWRDNYRESDIDRRKYLDPDYRTEYKEEYVKDPQRRAGRETGGVPRYVSREEMPHGQAQHGESYPEEAPPYRRPYPERDQLTEFFNEEGRHGRICSAEYQPSQLVFSEGDEQRWSLDREPGRHDSMIRASREGSSEPEAKRRSFPTPTESDRSRDHLFNLLNDYCHEMGEPREEAVANRGPSRTGPPTSQRREEATRAISDIPEPFRRFLKGSAKNAGRSQRKRKSRFSDATVEEVETTKEIFSDEYGPPNPKSGSHPRPVSVPVGPEMHGTQHPDFYMESQRPHHNESYQRGGSEPRDIFDMLKNVEIENADEANFLKSKLCNLLKEFKTKKSENSLQNSHGRKAFSKDNSLNPDPELSPRHQYDTSLPREDSDIRRPDEHYFKEDHRGRGWQQRENVTDEWLQDYHHPFRGESRQSNRSRHEEVFGWPGISQPPDTTNSNEPARYPKRFQEPMHPRDYPPAAEEFLDSHSSPPWHYMERGHGMDRGPRYSNNLEKITSTLLELVARK from the exons ATGGACACCAATCTCGAAACACCATACAATGATGAGGCTCAATTCATTGAATGCACG GTATGTGAAAAATCCATAAGCGGTGAAACCTTGTACAAGATACATCTGACTACCCCAGGACATATAAAG AAAGAGGATGGCTTGGTTGCTGCGG GTCTTGCTGTCAGACAATACTGCGTACCGGTATTTGAGGACATTTTACAATACCTGAATTACATGAAGCTTGATGAGCCCATCATTG GTTTGAACTATTTGGACGAACTGCCCTGTAATGACTTACAAGCAGGCCCCAGATACACGTGTAAGCTATGTCATCAGAACGCAAACCTACCGGAAATGGTCCGTCACGTGATTGGACGTAAACACCGGCAGAAATACGTG GAATTGAAACGGCCAGACTTGGTGACCTGGAATAAACAATCCATAATAACCCATGGCGGAAAGATCATACGAGCCAGAGCAGAGATAATAGAGAGGCAGGATGGACGAGGAACTCCAACG CAAATGGCGAAAAGAGGGATAGAGGGCAAATTAAACCTCTCAAGAG TTCACCAAAGGCAGAAGCAACATAGGGGCCGCAGCATCTCACAGAGTTCGACCCAACGAGATGTGCCATCACACCTACCAGAACTCAAGGACTACCAGGATGAGTACTCTCACCCAGGGAGGTATCACCCAAACAAACCCCCATTCCATCCAGAAGACCCTTACACGTTAAACAGAGACAGATCCATGTACCACCAGGAGCACCCTCGCAGCAGTGATCGCATAAaagaggagctgtggagggacAATTACAGGGAAAGTGATATAGACAGACGGAAATATTTGGACCCTGATTATCGTACAGAGTATAAAGAGGAATATGTTAAAGATCCACAAAGAAGAGCCGGACGAGAAACAGGTGGTGTTCCTAGGTATGTGTCAAGGGAGGAAATGCCCCATGGCCAGGCTCAGCATGGAGAGTCTTACCCGGAGGAAGCTCCTCCCTACAGGAGGCCCTACCCAGAAAGAGATCAACTGACAGAATTCTTCAATGAAGAAGGTAGGCACGGGCGAATTTGTTCTGCCGAGTACCAGCCCTCGCAGCTGGTGTTCTCAGAAGGCGATGAACAGCGGTGGTCTCTGGACAGGGAACCGGGTCGGCATGACAGTATGATAAGAGCAAGCAGGGAGGGATCAAGTGAACCAGAAGCCAAGAGGAGGAGCTTTCCCACACCTACAGAGAGTGACCGTTCGCGTGaccatttgtttaatttgttaaatgATTATTGTCATGAAATGGGAGAACCACGAGAGGAGGCAGTTGCCAACCGTGGGCCAAGCAGAACAGGACCCCCTACCTCCCAGAGACGAGAGGAAGCCACCAGGGCCATCTCTGACATCCCCGAGCCATTCAGGCGTTTCCTGAAAGGGTCAGCTAAAAATGCGGGACGCagtcaaagaaaaaggaagagccGTTTCTCCGATGCCACCGTAGAGGAGGTGGAAACGACAAAAGAGAT CTTCAGTGATGAGTATGGACCTCCAAATCCAAAGTCTGGCAGTCATCCTAGACCAGTTAGTGTACCAGTGGGACCTGAAATGCATGGCACACAACATCCTGACTTCTACATGGAATCACAG aggcCACATCATAATGAAAGCTACCAAAGAGGAGGCTCTGAGCCAAGGGACATCTTTGATATGCTC AAAAAcgttgaaattgaaaatgcagACGAGGCTAACTTCCTGAAGAGCAAACTCTGCAACCTTCTTAAAGAATTCAAGACCAAAAAATCGGAGAACTCTCTG cAAAACAGCCATGGTCGAAAAGCCTTCTCCAAAGACAACAGCTTGAACCCAGACCCAGAGCTTTCTCCAAGACACCAGTATGACACTAGCCTCCCAAGGGAAGATTCAGACATCAGAAGACCAGACGAACACTACTTTAAAGAAGATCACAGAGGAAGAGGCTGGCAGCAGCGTGAGAATGTAACTGACGAGTGGCTCCAAGACTACCACCATCCTTTTCGTGGGGAATCCAGACAGTCAAACAGAAGCCGGCATGAAG aggTTTTTGGGTGGCCAGGGATATCTCAGCCGCCAGATACTACCAACTCAAATGAGCCAGCACGTTATCCTAAAAGGTTTCAAGAACCCATGCACCCTCGTGACTACCCACCTGCTGCCGAGGAGTTTTTGGACTCCCACTCTTCCCCACCTTGGCACTACATGGAACGAGGACACGGGATGGACAGGGGCCCTCGCTACTCCAACAACCTGGAGAAAATCACCTCCACCCTTCTGGAACTTGTGGCCAGGAAATAA
- the si:ch211-13c6.2 gene encoding uncharacterized protein si:ch211-13c6.2 isoform X2 — translation MKLDEPIIGLNYLDELPCNDLQAGPRYTCKLCHQNANLPEMVRHVIGRKHRQKYVELKRPDLVTWNKQSIITHGGKIIRARAEIIERQDGRGTPTQMAKRGIEGKLNLSRVHQRQKQHRGRSISQSSTQRDVPSHLPELKDYQDEYSHPGRYHPNKPPFHPEDPYTLNRDRSMYHQEHPRSSDRIKEELWRDNYRESDIDRRKYLDPDYRTEYKEEYVKDPQRRAGRETGGVPRYVSREEMPHGQAQHGESYPEEAPPYRRPYPERDQLTEFFNEEGRHGRICSAEYQPSQLVFSEGDEQRWSLDREPGRHDSMIRASREGSSEPEAKRRSFPTPTESDRSRDHLFNLLNDYCHEMGEPREEAVANRGPSRTGPPTSQRREEATRAISDIPEPFRRFLKGSAKNAGRSQRKRKSRFSDATVEEVETTKEIFSDEYGPPNPKSGSHPRPVSVPVGPEMHGTQHPDFYMESQRPHHNESYQRGGSEPRDIFDMLKNVEIENADEANFLKSKLCNLLKEFKTKKSENSLQNSHGRKAFSKDNSLNPDPELSPRHQYDTSLPREDSDIRRPDEHYFKEDHRGRGWQQRENVTDEWLQDYHHPFRGESRQSNRSRHEEVFGWPGISQPPDTTNSNEPARYPKRFQEPMHPRDYPPAAEEFLDSHSSPPWHYMERGHGMDRGPRYSNNLEKITSTLLELVARK, via the exons ATGAAGCTTGATGAGCCCATCATTG GTTTGAACTATTTGGACGAACTGCCCTGTAATGACTTACAAGCAGGCCCCAGATACACGTGTAAGCTATGTCATCAGAACGCAAACCTACCGGAAATGGTCCGTCACGTGATTGGACGTAAACACCGGCAGAAATACGTG GAATTGAAACGGCCAGACTTGGTGACCTGGAATAAACAATCCATAATAACCCATGGCGGAAAGATCATACGAGCCAGAGCAGAGATAATAGAGAGGCAGGATGGACGAGGAACTCCAACG CAAATGGCGAAAAGAGGGATAGAGGGCAAATTAAACCTCTCAAGAG TTCACCAAAGGCAGAAGCAACATAGGGGCCGCAGCATCTCACAGAGTTCGACCCAACGAGATGTGCCATCACACCTACCAGAACTCAAGGACTACCAGGATGAGTACTCTCACCCAGGGAGGTATCACCCAAACAAACCCCCATTCCATCCAGAAGACCCTTACACGTTAAACAGAGACAGATCCATGTACCACCAGGAGCACCCTCGCAGCAGTGATCGCATAAaagaggagctgtggagggacAATTACAGGGAAAGTGATATAGACAGACGGAAATATTTGGACCCTGATTATCGTACAGAGTATAAAGAGGAATATGTTAAAGATCCACAAAGAAGAGCCGGACGAGAAACAGGTGGTGTTCCTAGGTATGTGTCAAGGGAGGAAATGCCCCATGGCCAGGCTCAGCATGGAGAGTCTTACCCGGAGGAAGCTCCTCCCTACAGGAGGCCCTACCCAGAAAGAGATCAACTGACAGAATTCTTCAATGAAGAAGGTAGGCACGGGCGAATTTGTTCTGCCGAGTACCAGCCCTCGCAGCTGGTGTTCTCAGAAGGCGATGAACAGCGGTGGTCTCTGGACAGGGAACCGGGTCGGCATGACAGTATGATAAGAGCAAGCAGGGAGGGATCAAGTGAACCAGAAGCCAAGAGGAGGAGCTTTCCCACACCTACAGAGAGTGACCGTTCGCGTGaccatttgtttaatttgttaaatgATTATTGTCATGAAATGGGAGAACCACGAGAGGAGGCAGTTGCCAACCGTGGGCCAAGCAGAACAGGACCCCCTACCTCCCAGAGACGAGAGGAAGCCACCAGGGCCATCTCTGACATCCCCGAGCCATTCAGGCGTTTCCTGAAAGGGTCAGCTAAAAATGCGGGACGCagtcaaagaaaaaggaagagccGTTTCTCCGATGCCACCGTAGAGGAGGTGGAAACGACAAAAGAGAT CTTCAGTGATGAGTATGGACCTCCAAATCCAAAGTCTGGCAGTCATCCTAGACCAGTTAGTGTACCAGTGGGACCTGAAATGCATGGCACACAACATCCTGACTTCTACATGGAATCACAG aggcCACATCATAATGAAAGCTACCAAAGAGGAGGCTCTGAGCCAAGGGACATCTTTGATATGCTC AAAAAcgttgaaattgaaaatgcagACGAGGCTAACTTCCTGAAGAGCAAACTCTGCAACCTTCTTAAAGAATTCAAGACCAAAAAATCGGAGAACTCTCTG cAAAACAGCCATGGTCGAAAAGCCTTCTCCAAAGACAACAGCTTGAACCCAGACCCAGAGCTTTCTCCAAGACACCAGTATGACACTAGCCTCCCAAGGGAAGATTCAGACATCAGAAGACCAGACGAACACTACTTTAAAGAAGATCACAGAGGAAGAGGCTGGCAGCAGCGTGAGAATGTAACTGACGAGTGGCTCCAAGACTACCACCATCCTTTTCGTGGGGAATCCAGACAGTCAAACAGAAGCCGGCATGAAG aggTTTTTGGGTGGCCAGGGATATCTCAGCCGCCAGATACTACCAACTCAAATGAGCCAGCACGTTATCCTAAAAGGTTTCAAGAACCCATGCACCCTCGTGACTACCCACCTGCTGCCGAGGAGTTTTTGGACTCCCACTCTTCCCCACCTTGGCACTACATGGAACGAGGACACGGGATGGACAGGGGCCCTCGCTACTCCAACAACCTGGAGAAAATCACCTCCACCCTTCTGGAACTTGTGGCCAGGAAATAA
- the si:ch211-13c6.2 gene encoding uncharacterized protein si:ch211-13c6.2 isoform X3, whose translation MVRHVIGRKHRQKYVELKRPDLVTWNKQSIITHGGKIIRARAEIIERQDGRGTPTQMAKRGIEGKLNLSRVHQRQKQHRGRSISQSSTQRDVPSHLPELKDYQDEYSHPGRYHPNKPPFHPEDPYTLNRDRSMYHQEHPRSSDRIKEELWRDNYRESDIDRRKYLDPDYRTEYKEEYVKDPQRRAGRETGGVPRYVSREEMPHGQAQHGESYPEEAPPYRRPYPERDQLTEFFNEEGRHGRICSAEYQPSQLVFSEGDEQRWSLDREPGRHDSMIRASREGSSEPEAKRRSFPTPTESDRSRDHLFNLLNDYCHEMGEPREEAVANRGPSRTGPPTSQRREEATRAISDIPEPFRRFLKGSAKNAGRSQRKRKSRFSDATVEEVETTKEIFSDEYGPPNPKSGSHPRPVSVPVGPEMHGTQHPDFYMESQRPHHNESYQRGGSEPRDIFDMLKNVEIENADEANFLKSKLCNLLKEFKTKKSENSLQNSHGRKAFSKDNSLNPDPELSPRHQYDTSLPREDSDIRRPDEHYFKEDHRGRGWQQRENVTDEWLQDYHHPFRGESRQSNRSRHEEVFGWPGISQPPDTTNSNEPARYPKRFQEPMHPRDYPPAAEEFLDSHSSPPWHYMERGHGMDRGPRYSNNLEKITSTLLELVARK comes from the exons ATGGTCCGTCACGTGATTGGACGTAAACACCGGCAGAAATACGTG GAATTGAAACGGCCAGACTTGGTGACCTGGAATAAACAATCCATAATAACCCATGGCGGAAAGATCATACGAGCCAGAGCAGAGATAATAGAGAGGCAGGATGGACGAGGAACTCCAACG CAAATGGCGAAAAGAGGGATAGAGGGCAAATTAAACCTCTCAAGAG TTCACCAAAGGCAGAAGCAACATAGGGGCCGCAGCATCTCACAGAGTTCGACCCAACGAGATGTGCCATCACACCTACCAGAACTCAAGGACTACCAGGATGAGTACTCTCACCCAGGGAGGTATCACCCAAACAAACCCCCATTCCATCCAGAAGACCCTTACACGTTAAACAGAGACAGATCCATGTACCACCAGGAGCACCCTCGCAGCAGTGATCGCATAAaagaggagctgtggagggacAATTACAGGGAAAGTGATATAGACAGACGGAAATATTTGGACCCTGATTATCGTACAGAGTATAAAGAGGAATATGTTAAAGATCCACAAAGAAGAGCCGGACGAGAAACAGGTGGTGTTCCTAGGTATGTGTCAAGGGAGGAAATGCCCCATGGCCAGGCTCAGCATGGAGAGTCTTACCCGGAGGAAGCTCCTCCCTACAGGAGGCCCTACCCAGAAAGAGATCAACTGACAGAATTCTTCAATGAAGAAGGTAGGCACGGGCGAATTTGTTCTGCCGAGTACCAGCCCTCGCAGCTGGTGTTCTCAGAAGGCGATGAACAGCGGTGGTCTCTGGACAGGGAACCGGGTCGGCATGACAGTATGATAAGAGCAAGCAGGGAGGGATCAAGTGAACCAGAAGCCAAGAGGAGGAGCTTTCCCACACCTACAGAGAGTGACCGTTCGCGTGaccatttgtttaatttgttaaatgATTATTGTCATGAAATGGGAGAACCACGAGAGGAGGCAGTTGCCAACCGTGGGCCAAGCAGAACAGGACCCCCTACCTCCCAGAGACGAGAGGAAGCCACCAGGGCCATCTCTGACATCCCCGAGCCATTCAGGCGTTTCCTGAAAGGGTCAGCTAAAAATGCGGGACGCagtcaaagaaaaaggaagagccGTTTCTCCGATGCCACCGTAGAGGAGGTGGAAACGACAAAAGAGAT CTTCAGTGATGAGTATGGACCTCCAAATCCAAAGTCTGGCAGTCATCCTAGACCAGTTAGTGTACCAGTGGGACCTGAAATGCATGGCACACAACATCCTGACTTCTACATGGAATCACAG aggcCACATCATAATGAAAGCTACCAAAGAGGAGGCTCTGAGCCAAGGGACATCTTTGATATGCTC AAAAAcgttgaaattgaaaatgcagACGAGGCTAACTTCCTGAAGAGCAAACTCTGCAACCTTCTTAAAGAATTCAAGACCAAAAAATCGGAGAACTCTCTG cAAAACAGCCATGGTCGAAAAGCCTTCTCCAAAGACAACAGCTTGAACCCAGACCCAGAGCTTTCTCCAAGACACCAGTATGACACTAGCCTCCCAAGGGAAGATTCAGACATCAGAAGACCAGACGAACACTACTTTAAAGAAGATCACAGAGGAAGAGGCTGGCAGCAGCGTGAGAATGTAACTGACGAGTGGCTCCAAGACTACCACCATCCTTTTCGTGGGGAATCCAGACAGTCAAACAGAAGCCGGCATGAAG aggTTTTTGGGTGGCCAGGGATATCTCAGCCGCCAGATACTACCAACTCAAATGAGCCAGCACGTTATCCTAAAAGGTTTCAAGAACCCATGCACCCTCGTGACTACCCACCTGCTGCCGAGGAGTTTTTGGACTCCCACTCTTCCCCACCTTGGCACTACATGGAACGAGGACACGGGATGGACAGGGGCCCTCGCTACTCCAACAACCTGGAGAAAATCACCTCCACCCTTCTGGAACTTGTGGCCAGGAAATAA